A section of the Oryza sativa Japonica Group chromosome 1, ASM3414082v1 genome encodes:
- the LOC4325431 gene encoding uncharacterized protein has product MATEVLRPHNVLLPSPAQRRIRATAATHQRTANNHQSDARTKPTTAGSRRRQGRGSSAARKAAARPVAVEVYAGPAFSVSPEPSSVPLPQFPFRKAAVTAAVDDAATRDLRRMLRLE; this is encoded by the coding sequence ATGGCCACCGAGGTGCTGCGCCCGCACAACGTGCTCCTGCCTTCCCCGGCGCAGCGGAGGATccgtgccaccgccgccacgcaccAGAGGACGGCCAACAACCATCAGAGCGATGCGAGGACCAAGCCGACGACGGCGGGAAGCCGGAGACGTCAGGGCAGgggctcctccgccgccaggaAGGCGGCCGCGAGGCCTGTAGCGGTGGAGGTGTACGCCGGGCCGGCGTTCTCCGTGTCCCCCGAGCCGAGCTCTGTGCCGCTGCCGCAGTTCCCGTTCAGGAAGGCCGCCGTCACAGCCGCCGTCGATGACGCCGCGACGCGCGACCTCCGCCGCATGCTGCGGCTGGAGTAG
- the LOC9272683 gene encoding homeobox-leucine zipper protein ROC2-like — protein sequence MADNSGYPSKQMKVSLARRQAQNKSLQQQNEQLKLENEKLKKKNYAIKLQEFNSICSTCHMRAENACLGTEIQRLYARATNQETEAQPEEVDLPFPPTAGSQEGAPLNQDEPAPPSK from the exons ATGGCTGATAACTCTGGATATCCATCAAAGCAAATGAAGGTTTCACTGGCGAGGAGGCAAGCTCAGAATAAG TCCCTCCAGCAACAAAATGAGCAGCTGAAGCTTGAGAATGAGAAATTGAAGAAAAAGAATTACGCAATCAAGTTGCAGGAGTTCAATAGTATATGCAGTACTTGTCATATGAGGGCTGAAAATGCTTGCCTTGGAACTGAG ATTCAACGCCTTTATGCCCGTGCTACAAACCAGGAGACTGAAGCACAACCTGAAGAAGTGGACCTTCCATTCCCCCCTACAGCTGGGTCTCAGGAAGGAGCACCACTCAACCAAGATGAACCAGCACCACCGTCCAAGTAG